In one Pseudomonas sp. Bout1 genomic region, the following are encoded:
- a CDS encoding VWA domain-containing protein, whose translation MSRPILLLRPAAQGFAVTLLVALAGCGLSSSRDVAKPAESAPVVEVQSEPASVQGAMVKRMVAPAPMASRLVMNDAVAMQYQAQPREQYQNLPENPIRSVAETPVSTFSVDVDTGSYANVRRFLNQGSLPPEGAVRLEEMVNYFPYDYALPTDGSPFGVTTEVAPSPWNPHTRLLRIGIKASDRAVADLAPANLVFLVDVSGSMNRREGLPLVKSTLKLLVDQLRDQDRVSLVVYAGESRVVLKPTSGRDKTTIRNAIDQLTAGGSTAGASGIEMAYQMAREGFIDKGINRILLATDGDFNVGVSDFDSLKQMAVDQRKSGVSLTTLGFGMDNYNEHLMEQLADAGDGNYAYIDNLREARKVLVDQLSSTLAVVARDVKLQVEFNPAQVSEYRLLGYENRALKREDFNNDKVDAGEIGAGHTVTALYEIVPKGEQGWLEPLRYASAAKADGKTDELAMLRVRYKPAEGGDSRLIEHPISREQSDKPSDDLRFSAAVAAFAQQLKGDGRYTGSMSFKDTAALARSARGDDPFGLRGEFVQLVELAQSLQAPAKH comes from the coding sequence ATGTCCCGTCCAATTCTGCTGTTGCGTCCTGCCGCCCAAGGCTTTGCCGTGACCCTGCTGGTGGCGCTTGCCGGGTGTGGGCTTTCTTCATCCCGTGATGTGGCCAAGCCCGCTGAGTCGGCGCCTGTCGTGGAGGTGCAAAGTGAGCCCGCCAGCGTTCAGGGGGCCATGGTCAAGCGGATGGTTGCTCCGGCACCGATGGCGTCGCGGTTGGTCATGAACGATGCCGTCGCCATGCAATACCAGGCCCAGCCTCGGGAGCAATATCAGAACCTCCCGGAGAACCCGATCCGCAGCGTGGCCGAAACGCCGGTTTCCACCTTCAGCGTTGACGTCGACACCGGCAGCTATGCCAACGTACGACGTTTCCTCAATCAAGGCAGCCTGCCGCCCGAAGGTGCTGTGCGACTGGAGGAAATGGTCAATTATTTTCCCTACGACTACGCCCTGCCTACCGACGGCTCGCCCTTTGGCGTGACTACGGAAGTTGCACCGTCGCCGTGGAACCCTCACACCCGACTATTGCGCATCGGCATCAAGGCCTCGGACCGCGCCGTGGCGGACCTGGCACCGGCCAACCTGGTGTTCCTGGTAGACGTGTCCGGCTCGATGAATCGCCGCGAAGGCCTGCCGCTGGTCAAGAGCACCCTGAAGTTGCTTGTGGACCAATTGCGCGACCAGGACCGCGTGTCGCTGGTGGTCTATGCCGGCGAGTCGCGGGTGGTACTCAAGCCCACCTCGGGCCGGGACAAAACCACGATCCGCAACGCCATCGACCAACTGACGGCAGGTGGCTCCACCGCCGGCGCTTCGGGTATCGAAATGGCCTACCAAATGGCCCGCGAAGGGTTTATCGACAAAGGCATCAACCGCATCCTGCTGGCCACCGACGGTGACTTCAACGTAGGCGTGAGCGACTTCGACAGCCTCAAGCAGATGGCGGTGGACCAGCGCAAAAGCGGTGTGTCCCTGACCACCCTCGGCTTTGGTATGGATAACTACAACGAACACCTGATGGAACAACTGGCCGACGCTGGTGATGGCAACTACGCCTACATCGACAACCTGCGCGAAGCTCGCAAGGTGCTGGTGGATCAGCTCAGTTCGACCCTCGCGGTGGTGGCCCGGGATGTGAAACTGCAGGTGGAATTCAACCCGGCACAGGTCAGCGAATACCGATTGCTGGGCTATGAAAACCGCGCCTTGAAGCGTGAGGATTTCAACAACGACAAAGTCGATGCCGGAGAGATCGGTGCAGGGCACACGGTGACGGCGTTGTATGAAATTGTCCCGAAGGGTGAACAGGGTTGGCTGGAGCCACTGCGCTACGCATCGGCGGCCAAGGCTGATGGTAAAACTGATGAGTTGGCGATGTTGCGGGTACGCTACAAACCAGCGGAAGGCGGCGATAGCCGACTGATCGAACACCCGATCAGCCGCGAGCAGAGCGACAAACCCAGCGACGACTTGCGCTTCTCTGCCGCCGTGGCCGCCTTCGCCCAGCAACTCAAGGGTGATGGCCGCTACACTGGCAGCATGAGTTTCAAGGACACCGCCGCATTGGCCCGCTCCGCCCGGGGCGACGACCCCTTCGGTTTGCGCGGCGAATTTGTGCAACTGGTCGAATTGGCCCAGAGCCTCCAGGCCCCGGCCAAACACTGA
- a CDS encoding RNA polymerase sigma factor, whose product MDSPSDEALLSRYRSGDGAAFEALYARHRQGLYRFLVSLSNKAELAEEVFQDTWLSLIRSTSEPQGRASFRTWLFQIARNRLIDHWRKHGIHNPLHDSYDEQLHGQPDDSAGPEQLLSLSRDQARLDSALQDLPEDQREVFLLRLHGELEVPQIAALTGAPLETVKSRLRYAQQKLRRLLAEEVPA is encoded by the coding sequence ATGGATTCACCCAGCGACGAAGCCCTGCTGTCCCGCTACCGCAGCGGCGACGGTGCAGCGTTCGAGGCCCTGTACGCGCGGCATCGACAGGGCCTGTACCGGTTTCTCGTGTCCTTGAGCAACAAGGCCGAACTGGCCGAGGAAGTGTTCCAGGACACCTGGCTCAGCCTGATCCGCAGCACCAGTGAGCCACAGGGCCGGGCGAGTTTTCGCACCTGGTTGTTCCAGATTGCCCGCAACCGCCTGATCGACCACTGGCGCAAGCACGGCATCCACAACCCGCTGCACGACAGCTACGATGAGCAGCTTCACGGCCAGCCCGACGACAGCGCCGGGCCTGAGCAACTACTTAGCCTGAGCCGCGACCAGGCGCGCCTGGACAGCGCGTTGCAAGACTTGCCCGAAGACCAGCGCGAAGTGTTCCTGCTGCGCCTGCACGGCGAGCTGGAAGTACCACAAATCGCCGCGCTCACCGGCGCCCCACTGGAAACGGTAAAAAGCCGCTTGCGTTACGCCCAGCAGAAACTGCGCCGACTGCTGGCCGAGGAGGTACCCGCATGA